In Streptomyces alboniger, the following are encoded in one genomic region:
- a CDS encoding aldehyde dehydrogenase family protein, with protein MTSIHAFWLAGRQTTGETTLDVTSPWDGRLVAKAAVPTDAQVEEAVAAAYAVRDEFAATPAHVRAAALDHVSRRLVERTEEIAQLISAENGKPIKWARGEVGRAVSVFRFAAEEARRFNGGEAQRLDTDAGGQGRLALTRRFPKGVVLGIAPFNFPLNLCAHKIAPAIAVGAPIILKPAPATPLSGLVLGELLAETELPAGSWSVLPVANDKMPALVQDERMPVISFTGSDKVGYAIMDSVPRKHCTLELGGNGAAVVLADFSSDEDLDWAASRIATFSNYQGGQSCISVQRVIADASVYDRLVPRVVKAVEAQVTGDPSDPKTEVGPLVNEDAAKRVESWVDEAVEAGAQLLTGGKRDGATYAPTVLADVPADVTIACEEVFGPVLTVKKVDGEAEAFAAVNDSKYGLQAGVFTHDLQTAFRAHRALEVGGVVIGDAPSYRADQMPYGGVKQSGVGREGVRFAMEDYTYERVMVLTGLAL; from the coding sequence ATGACTTCCATCCACGCCTTCTGGCTCGCCGGTCGCCAGACCACCGGTGAGACCACGCTCGACGTCACCTCGCCCTGGGACGGGCGGCTCGTCGCCAAGGCGGCCGTCCCGACCGACGCCCAGGTCGAGGAGGCCGTGGCCGCCGCGTACGCCGTGCGCGACGAGTTCGCCGCGACCCCGGCCCACGTCCGCGCCGCCGCCCTCGACCACGTGAGCCGCAGGCTCGTCGAGCGCACCGAGGAGATCGCGCAGCTCATCTCCGCCGAGAACGGCAAGCCGATCAAGTGGGCCCGCGGCGAGGTCGGCCGCGCGGTCTCCGTCTTCCGCTTCGCCGCGGAGGAGGCCCGCCGCTTCAACGGCGGCGAGGCCCAGCGCCTGGACACCGACGCCGGTGGCCAGGGCCGCCTCGCCCTGACGCGCCGCTTCCCCAAGGGCGTCGTCCTCGGCATCGCGCCGTTCAACTTCCCGCTGAACCTCTGCGCGCACAAGATCGCCCCGGCCATCGCCGTCGGCGCTCCGATCATCCTCAAGCCCGCCCCCGCGACCCCGCTGTCCGGCCTCGTCCTCGGCGAGCTGCTCGCCGAGACCGAGCTGCCCGCGGGCTCCTGGTCGGTCCTGCCGGTGGCCAACGACAAGATGCCCGCCCTCGTCCAGGACGAGCGCATGCCGGTCATCTCCTTCACCGGCTCCGACAAGGTCGGCTACGCGATCATGGACTCGGTGCCGCGCAAGCACTGCACCCTGGAGCTGGGCGGCAACGGCGCGGCCGTCGTCCTCGCCGACTTCTCCTCGGACGAGGACCTGGACTGGGCCGCCTCGCGCATCGCCACCTTCTCCAACTACCAGGGCGGCCAGTCCTGCATCTCCGTGCAGCGGGTCATCGCCGACGCCTCCGTCTACGACCGGCTCGTGCCGCGCGTCGTCAAGGCCGTCGAGGCCCAGGTCACCGGCGACCCGTCCGACCCGAAGACCGAGGTCGGCCCGCTGGTCAACGAGGACGCCGCCAAGCGCGTGGAGTCCTGGGTCGACGAGGCCGTCGAGGCGGGCGCGCAGCTGCTCACCGGCGGCAAGCGCGACGGCGCCACGTACGCGCCGACTGTCCTCGCCGACGTACCGGCCGACGTGACCATCGCCTGCGAGGAGGTCTTCGGACCGGTCCTCACCGTCAAGAAGGTGGACGGCGAGGCGGAGGCGTTCGCCGCCGTCAACGACTCCAAGTACGGCCTCCAGGCGGGCGTGTTCACGCACGACCTCCAGACCGCCTTCCGCGCCCACCGCGCCCTTGAGGTCGGCGGCGTGGTCATCGGCGACGCCCCCTCCTACCGCGCCGACCAGATGCCGTACGGCGGCGTCAAGCAGTCCGGCGTCGGCCGCGAAGGCGTCCGCTTCGCGATGGAGGACTACACCTACGAGCGGGTCATGGTGCTCACGGGCCTCGCCCTGTAA